The stretch of DNA tgtgtgtgtgtgtgtgtgtgtgtgtgtgtgtgtgtgtgtgtgtgtgtgtgtgtgtgctgctgcaacACTTTAATATGAGGGCGTAATAGTGAATTTGATAATtgccttttttgtttctttttaccaATAGCGCCCCCAAGAGGAAATGGGAAACCTTGCAACTTTGATGAAGCTCCTGAAGTCCAGTTTGAGAGAAACCTTCCACAACTGCAGATACCTCATGAGGGGCTGCAGCACCAATGCTACACTATGAAGAAAAATCCATATTAGAACAACAATTTTcacagcagttttctttttaaaaaaatgtcagtatttcaTCCAGGACACCTGATTGTGGACAAAGTCAGGAGGTGTAATTTTCATGGTCGACatttttgacatgtcacaggaAAGGCTCAGGTGTAAAGATGAATTatatttagctgcttcagtgtcaggctgctcatcactgtcacaCTCGCCATGACCCACTGGGACACTGAGAACAGAATGGAACCAAGATCAATGTTAATAGAAATACCTTAGTAAGATGTTTCCTATTGTAACAGGTtaacatgtctgctgtgaaaaggctGATAAGGACCAGTCTTAACCTTTTTGCAGCCCTAGGTGAGGGAATCCCCATATGCATCTTACTGTTACCACCTAATTAAATCTTCGTATTTacaaaatgaacacacaacaagaaCACAGTGGATTTAGATTCAAAACCAGCTGGCTTTATATTTTTAGATACATCAAATAAATAGCTAACTTtgctaaaatgtaaataatgataaataataattactatGATATAATAACGATAATTATAATATGAATTCCTCTCTCTGGCATGCcggtgacagtcagagccagaagCATAAATCACAATCAATCATCATCAGTTGCTCATATTTTGACATACTAAACCACTCATAAGGCTCAATGcatgcatgaaaatgtaatggaGCATAAGATGACTGTTCATTTCAAGCATATACAAAGTTTTTTCATTAAGTCTTGGCTGATTaagaatttgtttttacattcatATAATTTTGAGCATTCATTGCCCTTAATGAACAGTAGGTACAACTATTAaacttgtgtgtttacagattaAGACTCAGATCCAACCCCCTCATATTTGAACATTAATGTATCCTTGAAACCACGATCAAACAGCCTATGAgctatgaaaaaaagaaagaagaaaaagaaaaaaaaaatcaggtgtATGCAAATGGTGGGACCTTTGGCCTAATCCACCTATGGCATGGGGCACTTCTGCATATTGTCATGGAACAGTTGTTAAACATGAGATAAAGCCCCCAAATTAGAATTTGAGACACAATACAATGTTTTATTGTAATGTATATTGTTGAATGTCTACTTTAAATAGTAGGTAATCTACTGTACCTTAGTACAATCAGATTAAATCTAACCGAACTGTCACAGTGGGACCCTCTGGCCTGTTACAGCCTTTTATAcctaataaatcatttacacCATCTCCACACTGTGCTTTATGTATTCACATTTTGTGAATTCCtacactgttcacacacacgcgcacacacacacacacacacactcacacacacacacacacacacacacacacatattcatagACATGCCTGTCAAAGAgccatctccatggcaacgTTGTCATAGTGAAGTTGACTACCACTAAACAATCTGTGTTTGGGTTCAGTGCACATGCTGAGTTCCGGGGATAAAACCTGACATAGAAGGACACTCGCGACAGGATCACAGGATTTCTATAAGGTACAATCaattatctatttatttgaaGTCTAAATGATATGCTCTTACTGTTTGTAGACATCTTGTGGTTTTGTGACAGGCTACTCTGGGTTTGTAAAACATAATGTACTGATTCAGGTGCGGCATTGGTTTTGCTTTACCTGCAAATTAccctgtatatatatactgacaaacagcagcttcccTATAATGTAACTAGTTCATTAAATTACCCAAATTAACTGTTGTAAGTTTCACTGCTGTGTAACAACATACATAAACTGCTACCAGCAAGTTGGCCAGTGGAATGATTTATGATCCAGTAACTTAGCCTGCTGCTTTGCGCAGAAATAGAGAGattaatattacaaaaattaatataaagtttagatgttttttttcatcattactgctattattattgttcaaaAACTACTGCTGTGATTGGGTGGTGATATTGCATTTCCTGGTGACATCAGAATGAGGAGCAGCTCATGGTACAGAATGTTTAAATGATGCACTTCCATCACATCAGAAACAGTAAGGAGTACCAGCCTCAGGCTTCAACAGCACCTCAGATACATTTCTAACAACAAAATCAACCCCAACTATTTTCCATAATACCCTCTCTTATAGAACTTGTTGTAAAGTATCCCAAGTGTTAGCAGGTGCAGCAGATAATCAGAGAGAATATTCACTTCAAGCTATTCTAATactgttgcagtatttcatCTAACCAATATTTACTAACTCAATATCAATTGTTTTTATATCACGACCTCCCCATGCATCAGtgtatttttggctttttaaaatgacttctttctctctgcactgcAGGGTATCAGGGACAGCAGAAGCACTCCTATTATCATTCTTTTATTGACTTAAAAGCCAATTTACCAATTTTCTTTTGGTCTCaatctatctctttctctcaagGTAATGGCTAGTGCTGAACCTTGGGTTGGATCCTGGAGGCCCCACAAGCCAAGAGGGCCTATAGCCGCTCTCTATCGTAGCCCGGGACCCAAGTATGCACTGCCTGGACTCACAGGTATGGCCAAAATGACCATTAAGCcttttttcagcacaaacacCATTATTAGTACTGACATTGTCTGTCCTTGTTTCTTGCAATAAAGGTGTCAATAAACATGACCCTACCAAATACAAAGCACCAGTGTTCAGCTTAGGGAAACTTCATATCCAGACCAGTCCTGATTGCTCCCCTGGACCAAGATACCTTGTTCCCTCCAACATCACCAGAGATGGCCGAGACGGCACTCCTGCATTTTCTCTCCACAGCCGCCCAAAGGAGCCAAGATTGTTCCAGGCCCCTGGACCAGGTCAGCAAAACCCCTCACGCATTACAATATACTTTGTAAAAGCACATGGAAATGAAATActgctgattttatttacatGCAAACTACCTATCAGAAGCTGACAATATGCTGGTTTTGTTTGGATGCAGACTATTGTGATTTGAGTTTGCCTGTCAgcagtatttttatataaatttggtgtgtgtctttggtATGCAGGCCGCTACTCCCCAGAGCGTTCAGGAAGGTCCGTCTTCCGCTCTGCTCCTGCTTATTCTCTGTCTGGGAGGAGCAAAGACATGAGCACTCACAAAACACCTGGtaacatattgtatttttgtgtcaTCTTAAATTGAGTTGTGATTTACAAAGTTTCATGGC from Seriola aureovittata isolate HTS-2021-v1 ecotype China chromosome 10, ASM2101889v1, whole genome shotgun sequence encodes:
- the cimap1b gene encoding outer dense fiber protein 3-B, coding for MASAEPWVGSWRPHKPRGPIAALYRSPGPKYALPGLTGVNKHDPTKYKAPVFSLGKLHIQTSPDCSPGPRYLVPSNITRDGRDGTPAFSLHSRPKEPRLFQAPGPGRYSPERSGRSVFRSAPAYSLSGRSKDMSTHKTPGPASYNLPPVLGPKTVATSAAPTYSLCGRSKNGSFHEDLKKTPGPAAYKVVDPCIYRQKPPHFSMTGRNFAPGETTRKPGPGTHYPENVTVTRGKAPSFSFGLRHSEYIAPLIVDVAE